Proteins encoded by one window of Crassostrea angulata isolate pt1a10 chromosome 9, ASM2561291v2, whole genome shotgun sequence:
- the LOC128162156 gene encoding tripartite motif-containing protein 45-like, producing MDPRNSAQDVIRCDLCETPVPPLYCEICHINLCKVCVGEHLLDESKLHIVVPFKHRQSIPSYPKCQEHATKLCELHCEQCDIPVCVQCVSSKKHKAHDVEDILSYLESRNKALQADLEELGKLIYPKYQEIASSFLAQRAELQRNTEELISAVNKRGDDWHRDIDTIIKKLKSDIEETESEHLAFLKKQEDEINQTILEITHNIGELKKLLDSNDIYLLSTYKSKNAEFSKMPPKFIFTLPSFSSQRIDTEQLLRQFGSLTARSKYSI from the coding sequence ATGGACCCCCGTAACAGCGCCCAGGATGTCATACGGTGTGACCTATGTGAGACTCCTGTCCCCCCACTATACTGTGAAATCTGCCACATTAACCTCTGTAAGGTCTGTGTGGGGGAACATCTTTTAGATGAATCCAAACTTCACATAGTGGTACCATTCAAACATCGACAATCGATTCCAAGTTATCCCAAATGCCAAGAACATGCCACAAAACTTTGTGAACTCCATTGCGAGCAGTGTGACATTCCTGTTTGTGTACAATGTGTTTCTTCCAAGAAACATAAGGCTCATGATGTTGAAGATATTTTGAGTTATTTAGAGAGCAGAAATAAAGCATTACAAGCAGATTTAGAAGAGTTAGGAAaattaatttatcctaaatatcaGGAGATTGCATCATCTTTCCTGGCTCAGAGGGCGGAATTACAAAGAAACACCGAAGAATTGATATCAGCTGTCAATAAGCGGGGAGACGATTGGCACAGAGATATAGACACCATCATCAAAAAACTAAAATCAGATATTGAGGAAACGGAGTCCGAACATTTGGCTTTCCTTAAAAAACAAGAAGATGAAATAAATCAAACCATTTTAGAAATTACACATAACATTGGTGAACTGAAGAAGTTATTGGACTCCAATGATATCTACCTTCTTTCAACGTACAAATCAAAAAATGCAGAATTCAGTAAAATGCCtccaaaattcatttttacctTACCAAGCTTCTCTTCTCAAAGAATCGACACAGAACAACTACTTcgacagtttggttctctgacAGCACGCAGCaaatacagtatataa
- the LOC128163604 gene encoding uncharacterized protein LOC128163604: MNFGTPSPSKPPKKKKQKTKSQVKMAAAQGQGQGQGQAQCQGTTPISNPSCSPMQHIIQVANETYHQMQPMQHIQPMQAMQCSTSFQNHPNSTYSNTPNTSHIPPPWAQDISLQIQSVHKKLEKLDSIETSLSRMQGELNSLSTRVLEVEKSQQFISNSYDESTKTNAIALNELDNLKTSLEDSIRANNQLSEEILDLQCRSMRDNLLFYGVAEALRGEMEDCEKIVLDICRSSLNITDDVLIERAHRIGRPNDNRPRPIVAKFSRFPQREVVRKSAFKLKGANISIGEQFPKIIQERRKKLLPVMKEAKDRQRKAVLIKDKLFIDGKPYHPPATEDDHLDAPVPAQGAEGHSSPGGRWERRDTRGGGRGRRTR; this comes from the coding sequence ATGAATTTTGGTACTCCGTCTCCCTCGAAAccaccaaaaaagaaaaaacagaaaACCAAATCACAAGTCAAGATGGCTGCCGCTCAAGGACAGGGACAAGGACAAGGACAAGCACAGTGCCAAGGTACGACTCCCATTTCTAATCCATCATGTAGTCCCATGCAGCATATTATTCAAGTCGCCAACGAAACATACCACCAAATGCAGCCGATGCAACATATACAACCTATGCAAGCTATGCAGTGCTCTACATCATTTCAAAACCACCCTAACTCAACCTATTCGAACACTCCGAACACTTCACATATCCCCCCACCGTGGGCCCAAGATATTTCCCTACAAATTCAGAGTGTACATAAAAAACTTGAAAAGCTTGATTCCATTGAAACTTCCCTCTCCCGCATGCAGGGCGAACTTAATAGTCTGAGCACCCGTGTCTTAGAAGTAGAGAAAAGtcaacaatttatttcaaactcTTACGATGAAAGCACAAAAACCAATGCTATAGCCCTTAATGAGCTTGACAATCTCAAAACTTCACTTGAAGACTCAATAAGAGCCAACAATCAATTAAGCGAGGAAATTCTTGACCTCCAGTGCCGATCTATGCGGGATAATTTGTTGTTCTACGGGGTGGCTGAGGCCCTAAGGGGGGAAATGGAAgactgtgaaaaaattgttcttgATATATGTCGTTCCTCTCTGAATATAACAGATGATGTTCTAATTGAAAGAGCTCACAGAATCGGCAGACCCAATGACAATCGACCACGCCCTATCGTAGCCAAATTCTCCAGATTTCCTCAACGCGAGGTCGTCAGAAAGTCGGCATTCAAGCTCAAAGGTGCTAATATCTCGATTGGTGAACAATTCCCTAAAATCATCCAAGAGAGAAGAAAGAAACTGCTTCCAGTGATGAAGGAGGCAAAAGATAGGCAGCGAAAAGCGGTCCTCATAAAGGATAAGCTCTTTATTGATGGAAAACCATACCACCCTCCAGCAACGGAAGATGACCACTTGGACGCACCGGTACCGGCGCAGGGAGCTGAGGGCCATAGTTCTCCGGGCGGACGCTGGGAGAGAAGGGATACGAGAGGTGGCGGAAGGGGACGCAGGACTCGCTAA
- the LOC128163603 gene encoding RNA-binding protein 48-like: protein MVRILVYSFKMAAPMTLPSHHLKGEVAENRPAYREGRIPKATKVYTVNQESAYLVVQGVPALGTSQELIQLFAVYGAVQEYRILDEFPTADKYNDVYLIKFQKIQAARFAKRKLDDYSFYGGLLHISYAPEFETVAETRDKLQERRRNIATRIRNLGKETQKNKPELQDDQGVSDVGVSRNNDSPQTQQTHVQINTDHRIPEPDFSARFHNQIPETDPRSRSGNRIPQHDPYSAPIPEPEPCYHLPLPPKQDYGFNPNLRARKNYEFARVPSAHATLPREMSEDANSDFQHQKDKNNLKVAIPEKSASETDTVKIDEKQKDVKTVNGLIVKDVPQQRSTPKFIPRQTLNIAKGKLKPEDAERTKASDSLREELQRNTFLLGKKQGPETKEERKEKATTKEDESVHHTVSQIRKRVQEVFDVGTSEKKRKTEKNLNLYTPVTESLKKKKKSK from the exons ATGGTTCGTATTTTAGTGTATTCATTTAAAATGGCAGCGCCTATGACTTTACCTTCGCATCACTTAAAAGGAGAAGTAGCAGAAAACAGACCAGCTTATAGAGAGGGCAGAATACCCAAGGCTACAAAG GTGTATACAGTTAATCAGGAATCAGCTTACCTGGTTGTACAGGGGGTACCAGCTCTGGGAACCAGTCAAGAACTCATCCAGTTGTTTGCTGTTTATGGCGCAGTCCAGGAGTACAGGATATTGGACGAGTTTCCGACTGCTGACAAATACAATGATGTATACCTCATCAAATTTCAGAAAATCCAGGCAGCAAG GTTTGCCAAAAGGAAATTGGatgattattcattttatgGTGGCCTGCTGCATATAAGCTATGCTCCAGAGTTTGAAACTGTAGCAGAAACAAGAGACAAGTTACAGGAAAGGAGAAGAAACATAGCAACCAGGATAAGGAATCTAG gaAAAGAAACTCAAAAGAACAAACCGGAACTACAGGATGATCAGGGAGTTTCAGATGTTGGAGTCTCCAGGAATAATGATAGTCCACAAACTCAACAAACACATGTTCAAATCAACACAGACCACCGAATACCAGAACCAGATTTCAGTGCAAGATTCCATAACCAGATTCCTGAAACAGATCCCAGATCCCGATCAGGAAACAGGATCCCACAGCATGATCCTTACAGTGCTCCAATTCCGGAGCCAGAGCCGTGCTACCATCTCCCTCTTCCCCCAAAACAAGATTACGGTTTTAACCCGAATCTTCGCGCAAggaaaaattatgaatttgcTCGTGTTCCATCCGCACATGCTACTTTACCTAGGGAAATGAGTGAAGATGCTAACAGTGACTTTCAACATCAAAAGGATAAAAATAATCTGAAAGTAGCAATCCCAGAAAAAAGTGCAAGTGAAACTGATACAGTCAAAATAGATGAAAAACAAAAGGATGTAAAGACAGTTAATGGATTAATAGTGAAAGATGTTCCTCAGCAAAGGTCTACCCCAAAATTCATTCCAAGACAGACACTGAATATTGCAAAAGGAAAGTTAAAACCAGAAGATGCAGAAAGGACCAAAGCTTCGGATAGTCTCCGAGAAGAACTACAGCGGAACACTTTTTTACTTGGAAAGAAACAAGGACCAGAGACTAAAGAGGAGAGGAAAGAGAAGGCGACCACAAAGGAGGATGAATCTGTTCACCACACAGTGTCTCAGATCAGGAAAAGAGTTCaagag gtTTTTGATGTTGGGACatctgaaaagaaaagaaaaacagagaaaa ATTTAAACCTTTATACACCTGTTactgaaagtttaaaaaagaaaaaaaaatccaaataa